One Apodemus sylvaticus chromosome 23, mApoSyl1.1, whole genome shotgun sequence genomic window carries:
- the LOC127673988 gene encoding polyadenylate-binding protein 1-like has protein sequence MNPSDPSYSLASLYVGDLHPDVTEAMLYEKFSPAGPILSIRVYRDRTTRRSLGYASVNFQQLEDAERALDTMNFDVIKGKPVRIMWSQRDPSLRKSGVGNIFVKNLDRSIDSKTLYDTFSAFGNILSCKVVCDENGSKGYGFVHFETQEEAERAIEKMNGMFLNDRKVFVGRFKSRRDRQAELGARAKEFTNVYIKNLGEDMDDERLQDLFGRFGPALSVKVMTDESGKSKGFGFVSFERHEDARKAVDEMNGKDLNGKQIYVGRAQKKVERQTELKHKFGQMKQDQHKVEQVPQDRSVRCQGVNLYVKNLDDGIDDERLRKEFSPFGTITSAKVTMEGGRSKGFGFVCFSSPEEATKAVTEMNGRIVATKPLYVALAQRKEERQAHLSNQYMQRMASASAGPNPVTSPFQSAQGPSGYFMTATPPTQNRGTYYASNQTTQQGPSARGSAQGTRAHLFQNTSSAIHPSNTMQSFGTSGPTSSQAIRHRTASTSTQMTGLHPTAASAAAAPAARTVTQYKYTAGVRNPPQHLNTQPQVTTQRAAVPVQGKESLTASMLASAPPQAQKQMLGEWLFSLIQAMHPALAGKITGMLLEIDNLELRHMLESPECLHTKVDEAIAVLQAHQAKETPQKAVSSVAGVPTA, from the coding sequence ATGAACCCCAGCGATCCCAGCTACTCCTTGGCTTCACTCTATGTGGGGGACCTGCACCCAGATGTGACCGAGGCGATGCTCTATGAGAAGTTCAGCCCGGCAGGGCCCATCCTCTCCATCCGGGTGTACAGGGACAGGACCACCCGCCGCTCGCTGGGCTACGCGTCTGTCAACTTCCAGCAGCTGGAGGACGCCGAGCGGGCCTTGGACACCATGAATTTCGATGTGATCAAGGGCAAGCCGGTGCGCATCATGTGGTCTCAGCGGGACCCGTCGCTGCGCAAGAGCGGAGTAGGCAACATATTCGTCAAAAACCTGGACAGATCCATTGACAGTAAAACGCTGTATGATACGTTTTCTGCCTTCGGTAACATCCTCTCCTGTAAGGTGGTGTGTGATGAAAACGGCTCCAAAGGTTACGGCTTTGTACACTTCGAGACGCAGGAAGAAGCCGAACGAGCCATTGAGAAGATGAACGGGATGTTCTTGAATGACCGCAAAGTATTCGTTGGGCGCTTTAAGTCTCGTCGGGACAGGCAGGCTGAACTTGGAGCCAGGGCCAAGGAGTTCACCAATGTTTACATCAAGAATTTGGGAGAAGACATGGATGATGAACGACTCCAGGATCTCTTCGGCAGGTTTGGGCCTGCCTTAAGTGTTAAGGTCATGACGGACGAAAGTGGAAAATCGAAAGGATTCGGATTCGTGAGCTTCGAAAGGCATGAAGATGCACGAAAGGCAGTGGATGAGATGAACGGGAAAGACCTCAACGGAAAACAAATTTATGTAGGCCGAGCTCAGAAAAAGGTAGAACGACAAACGGAACTGAAGCACAAATTCGGGCAGATGAAGCAAGATCAGCACAAAGTTGAACAGGTACCCCAAGATCGGAGCGTCAGATGCCAAGGTGTCAACCTCTACGTGAAAAACCTTGATGACGGTATTGATGATGAACGTCTCCGGAAGGAGTTTTCCCCGTTTGGTACGATCACTAGTGCAAAGGTAACGATGGAGGGTGGGCGCAGCAAAGGGTTTGGTTTTGTATGTTTTTCCTCTCCAGAAGAAGCCACCAAAGCCGTGACAGAAATGAATGGTAGAATAGTGGCCACCAAACCACTCTACGTAGCTTTAGCTCAACGCAAAGAGGAGCGCCAGGCTCACCTCAGTAATCAGTATATGCAAAGAATGGCCAGCGCCAGTGCCGGGCCTAACCCAGTCACCAGCCCTTTCCAGTCAGCGCAGGGTCCTTCAGGTTACTTCATGACAGCTACACCACCGACTCAGAACCGTGGGACATACTATGCTTCTAATCAAACTACCCAGCAAGGACCAAGTGCCCGTGGGAGTGCTCAGGGTACCAGAGCTCATCTATTCCAAAACACATCTAGTGCCATCCACCCATCTAATACTATGCAATCATTTGGTACTTCAGGGCCGACTTCCTCACAGGCTATACGACACCGTACTGCGAGCACATCCACACAGATGACGGGCCTCCACCCTACAGCTGCTTCTGCTGCAGCTGCTCCTGCCGCCCGCACAGTTACCCAGTATAAATATACTGCTGGCGTCCGAAATCCCcctcagcatctgaatacacagccACAAGTCACCACGCAGCGCGCTGCTGTTCCTGTCCAAGGTAAAGAATCTCTGACTGCCTCCATGTTGGCATCTGCTCCTCCTCAAGCTCAAAAGCAAATGTTAGGGGAATGGCTCTTTTCTCTTATTCAGGCCATGCACCCGGCCCTTGCTGGTAAAATCACGGGTATGCTGTTGGAAATTGATAATTTAGAACTGCGCCACATGCTTGAGTCTCCAGAGTGTCTCCACACCAAAGTTGACGAAGCCATAGCTGTACTGCAAGCCCACCAAGCTAAGGAGACTCCGCAGAAAGCAGTCAGCAGTGTTGCTGGTGTCCCAACTGCTTAA